From Acidihalobacter aeolianus, a single genomic window includes:
- a CDS encoding histone deacetylase family protein, with protein MSVLLLTHPACRAHDPGPGHPESPARLGAIGDQLIATGLELILQHVEAPEATREQLLRVHTPTYLDALDAASPVAGYAALDADTTLSPGSLEAARHAAGAVVAAVDRVIAGPVRRAFCAVRPPGHHAEPGRAMGFCLYNNIAIGAAHALAAHGLARVAIVDFDVHHGNGTEAAFGNEPRVLLCSTFEHPLYPYSGADTRSEHIVNVPLPAGTDGVAYRDAFASRVLPALEDFAPEVVFVSAGFDAHRDDPLAHLALIEADYDWITRRLVEVAERHAGGRLVSALDGGYALPALARSVAAHVKALLEYAPVSPDRA; from the coding sequence ATGTCCGTGTTGCTGCTCACCCATCCCGCCTGCCGGGCGCACGACCCTGGCCCGGGCCATCCCGAATCGCCGGCGCGCCTGGGCGCCATCGGCGACCAGCTCATTGCCACGGGTCTGGAGCTGATTCTGCAGCACGTCGAAGCGCCAGAGGCGACGCGGGAGCAGCTGCTGCGAGTGCATACACCAACCTATCTCGACGCTCTGGACGCGGCTTCCCCGGTCGCTGGCTATGCGGCGCTGGATGCCGACACCACGCTTTCACCAGGTAGCCTGGAGGCGGCCCGCCATGCAGCGGGCGCGGTGGTGGCTGCAGTCGACCGCGTGATTGCGGGACCGGTACGGCGCGCCTTCTGCGCCGTGCGTCCGCCGGGGCATCATGCCGAACCCGGGCGCGCCATGGGCTTTTGCCTCTACAACAACATCGCGATCGGCGCGGCACACGCGCTGGCGGCGCACGGCCTGGCCCGTGTCGCGATCGTCGACTTCGACGTGCATCACGGCAATGGCACCGAGGCGGCCTTCGGCAACGAGCCGCGGGTGCTGCTGTGTTCCACTTTCGAGCACCCGCTCTACCCCTATTCGGGTGCCGATACGCGCAGCGAGCATATCGTCAACGTGCCGCTGCCTGCGGGCACGGACGGCGTCGCCTACCGCGATGCCTTCGCGTCGCGCGTGCTGCCCGCGTTGGAGGATTTCGCGCCGGAAGTCGTATTCGTCTCGGCCGGCTTCGACGCGCATCGCGACGACCCGCTGGCGCATCTGGCGCTGATCGAGGCCGATTACGACTGGATCACGCGGCGTCTCGTCGAGGTGGCCGAACGGCATGCAGGGGGGCGGCTGGTGTCGGCCCTGGATGGTGGTTACGCCTTGCCGGCGCTGGCGCGCAGCGTTGCGGCCCACGTCAAGGCGCTGCTCGAATACGCCCCGGTCAGCCCGGATCGCGCTTGA
- a CDS encoding bifunctional acetate--CoA ligase family protein/GNAT family N-acetyltransferase: protein MPTHTLEALFAAESIAVIGASPNAEAVGGRLLRNLVEAGYKGRIYPINPKYDHIGRRRCHSDINAIDGRVDLAIIATPAATVPGILHQCGEHGVGAAIVVSAGFGEGGAEGLQLQSELLEAARVHGLRVLGPNCLGLIRPLLGLNATFSNNQALPGDVALVSQSGALCTAILDWAEPNQVGFSAVVSMGDAADVDFGDILDFLALDPHTRSILLYVEGVKDARRFISGLRAAARMKPVIVIKAGRHAAGSRAASSHTGALVGADDVFDAALERAGAVRAYTIEQLFSAAQVLSSGHRLHGNRLLIIGNAGGPGVLATDRASELHLELAKLAPTTVEALDKVLPPQWPRANPVDILGDADPARYARALDICLADPGVDAALVMLTPQGMTDPTGCAEAVIDVDRRGKAVTACWMGQKQAAAAWARFAEAHLPYFHTPEIAIEALDYLAQHHRNQHLLMQVPGSLSAHAEPDIEGARMIIEGALSAGRSTLSTQESKALLNAFHIPVMPAMLARDPNEALVAAETLGFPVAMKIASHALTHKSDVGGVRLNIGTAAGVRAAFREMLDEVRHSRPDAQIEGITVEAMAPVRHGRELMVGVVRDPVFGPAISFGAGGTQVEILKDRAIALPPLNALLIDTLIERTRVSRSLREFRQMPAIDRAALVQVLHRVSEMVCELPEIAEMDINPLIASAQGVVAVDARFVVAPSAGGPDPYAHMAIHPYPAHLALQWQLADGTGIRIRPIRPEDAEVEQTFVQGLSEESRYFRFRQTLNALTPEMLVRFTQIDYDREMAFIAVTGPEETETEIGVARYIANPDRESCEFALVVADEWQRRGIGTRLMEILMRTAHDRGLRRMEGEVVASNQSMLALVARLGFERRAHPDDAEVRIVWRSL, encoded by the coding sequence ATGCCGACTCATACCCTGGAGGCGCTGTTCGCCGCCGAGAGTATCGCCGTCATCGGCGCCAGCCCGAATGCAGAAGCGGTCGGGGGCCGCTTGCTGCGCAATCTGGTCGAAGCGGGCTACAAGGGCCGCATCTACCCGATCAACCCCAAGTACGACCACATCGGCCGCCGCCGATGCCACTCTGACATCAACGCCATCGACGGCCGCGTCGACCTCGCCATCATCGCCACCCCGGCCGCCACCGTGCCGGGCATCCTGCACCAGTGCGGCGAACATGGCGTGGGTGCCGCCATCGTCGTCTCCGCGGGCTTCGGCGAGGGCGGGGCCGAGGGCCTGCAGCTGCAGAGCGAACTGCTCGAGGCGGCGCGCGTCCATGGACTCCGCGTGCTCGGACCGAACTGCCTGGGTCTGATCCGCCCGTTGCTGGGCCTGAACGCGACCTTCAGCAACAACCAGGCGTTGCCGGGTGACGTCGCCCTGGTTTCGCAGTCGGGCGCCCTGTGTACCGCCATTCTGGACTGGGCCGAGCCGAATCAGGTCGGCTTCTCGGCCGTGGTGTCGATGGGCGACGCCGCCGACGTGGATTTCGGCGACATTCTCGATTTTCTCGCACTCGACCCACACACGCGCAGCATTCTGCTCTACGTCGAGGGCGTGAAGGATGCCCGACGCTTCATCAGCGGCCTGCGCGCGGCCGCACGCATGAAGCCGGTGATCGTAATCAAGGCGGGACGCCACGCCGCAGGCTCGCGCGCCGCCAGCTCGCACACCGGCGCGCTGGTGGGTGCGGACGACGTCTTCGATGCCGCCCTCGAACGCGCCGGCGCGGTGCGCGCCTACACCATCGAGCAGCTCTTTTCCGCCGCGCAGGTCCTATCCAGCGGACATCGCCTGCACGGCAACCGCCTACTCATCATCGGCAACGCCGGCGGGCCCGGGGTGCTCGCCACCGACCGCGCCAGCGAGCTGCATCTTGAACTCGCCAAGCTCGCACCAACCACCGTGGAGGCACTGGACAAGGTGCTTCCTCCGCAGTGGCCGCGGGCCAATCCGGTGGACATCCTCGGCGACGCCGACCCGGCGCGCTATGCCCGCGCGCTGGATATCTGCCTGGCCGACCCGGGCGTCGACGCGGCCCTCGTCATGCTCACCCCGCAGGGCATGACCGATCCCACCGGCTGCGCGGAGGCGGTCATCGACGTCGACCGGCGCGGCAAGGCGGTGACCGCCTGCTGGATGGGGCAGAAACAGGCCGCTGCGGCCTGGGCACGCTTCGCCGAGGCGCACCTTCCGTACTTCCACACCCCGGAAATCGCCATCGAGGCACTGGACTATCTGGCCCAGCACCACCGCAACCAGCACCTGCTGATGCAGGTGCCGGGCTCCCTGTCCGCGCACGCCGAACCGGACATCGAAGGCGCGCGGATGATCATCGAGGGCGCCCTCAGCGCAGGCCGCAGCACGCTCAGCACGCAGGAATCCAAGGCCCTGCTCAACGCCTTCCACATCCCGGTGATGCCGGCCATGCTGGCACGCGATCCGAACGAGGCGCTGGTCGCGGCCGAAACGCTGGGCTTCCCGGTGGCGATGAAGATCGCCTCGCATGCCCTCACCCATAAATCCGACGTCGGTGGGGTGCGTCTTAACATCGGCACCGCTGCCGGCGTGCGCGCGGCGTTCCGCGAGATGCTCGACGAGGTGCGGCACAGCCGGCCAGATGCGCAGATCGAGGGCATCACGGTGGAGGCCATGGCCCCGGTGCGACACGGTCGCGAGCTGATGGTCGGTGTGGTGCGCGACCCGGTATTCGGGCCCGCGATCAGCTTTGGCGCCGGTGGCACCCAGGTTGAGATCCTCAAGGACCGCGCAATCGCGCTGCCTCCGCTCAACGCCCTGCTCATCGACACCCTGATCGAACGCACCCGGGTCTCCCGTTCGCTGCGCGAGTTCCGCCAGATGCCCGCAATCGACCGCGCAGCGCTGGTGCAGGTGTTGCACCGGGTTTCGGAAATGGTCTGCGAACTGCCCGAAATTGCGGAAATGGACATCAATCCGCTGATCGCGAGCGCACAGGGCGTGGTCGCGGTGGATGCGCGCTTCGTGGTCGCTCCCTCCGCCGGCGGTCCTGATCCCTATGCGCACATGGCGATCCACCCTTACCCGGCGCATCTCGCGCTGCAATGGCAGCTTGCCGATGGCACGGGCATCCGCATCCGCCCGATCCGCCCTGAGGACGCCGAAGTTGAACAGACCTTCGTGCAAGGCCTGTCGGAAGAAAGTCGCTACTTCCGCTTCCGCCAGACGCTCAACGCCCTGACTCCGGAAATGCTGGTGCGTTTCACCCAGATCGACTATGACCGCGAGATGGCCTTCATCGCGGTCACCGGGCCGGAGGAAACCGAGACCGAGATCGGCGTCGCCCGCTATATCGCCAACCCCGACCGCGAAAGCTGTGAGTTTGCCCTGGTGGTCGCCGACGAATGGCAGCGTCGCGGCATCGGCACCCGGCTCATGGAGATTCTCATGCGCACAGCCCATGACCGTGGCCTGAGACGCATGGAGGGAGAAGTTGTGGCGAGCAACCAGTCGATGCTCGCGCTGGTCGCGCGCCTGGGCTTCGAGCGTCGCGCGCACCCGGACGATGCCGAGGTACGCATCGTCTGGCGCTCGCTCTGA
- a CDS encoding MIP/aquaporin family protein yields MQDLSKALIAEFIGTFGLIFFGGGAASMVTTGHAGLLDAALANGLAVAIAAFVFGDISGGLVNPAITLGAAVAGKLPPARIVPYIAAQIAGGIVAGLILGFIFAHDHSGTHMGPYGDLGATLINTKLTTLAGGFVLEMLGTFFLMSTVLHTAMSDRAGAVAPLAIGLIISISVMFFGGLTGASLNPARTIGPAVASGVYTHIWVYLLATPLGAMGAGLLYRVLRAAKGLPATEAASA; encoded by the coding sequence ATGCAAGATTTGAGTAAGGCTCTGATCGCTGAGTTCATCGGTACTTTCGGACTCATCTTTTTCGGGGGCGGCGCGGCCTCCATGGTGACTACGGGACACGCCGGTCTGCTGGATGCGGCGCTGGCCAACGGATTGGCGGTGGCGATTGCCGCCTTCGTGTTCGGCGACATCAGCGGCGGGCTAGTGAATCCGGCAATCACCCTCGGTGCGGCCGTGGCAGGCAAGCTGCCGCCCGCCCGCATCGTGCCTTACATCGCGGCGCAGATCGCGGGAGGCATCGTAGCTGGCCTGATCCTCGGTTTCATCTTCGCCCACGACCACAGCGGTACGCATATGGGGCCGTACGGCGATCTCGGCGCCACCCTGATCAACACCAAGCTGACCACCCTCGCGGGCGGTTTCGTGCTTGAGATGCTCGGCACCTTCTTTCTGATGTCCACCGTGCTGCACACCGCGATGAGCGATCGTGCGGGCGCCGTCGCGCCGCTTGCCATCGGGCTGATCATCTCGATTTCGGTGATGTTCTTCGGCGGTCTCACCGGTGCCAGTCTGAACCCGGCGCGGACCATCGGGCCGGCGGTCGCCTCCGGTGTGTACACCCACATCTGGGTGTATCTGCTGGCGACGCCGCTGGGTGCGATGGGTGCTGGCCTGCTATACCGCGTGCTGCGCGCGGCCAAGGGGCTTCCGGCCACCGAAGCCGCCAGCGCCTGA
- a CDS encoding potassium transporter Kup, producing MAHTKMNAASAERPETSPQPQSEKTLERRRIASLSLMALGIVYGDIGTSPLYALHACFYSGSRLAVTPAHVIGILSLIFWALIVVISIKYVSFMMRADNRGEGGILALLALLDPWGRKGRAAALTILLGSFGASLLYGDGMITPAISVLSAVGGLKVAAPMLKPGVIPITVIILLVLFATQRKGTARLGRWLGPIMLLWFTVLALMGIYGIVQAPAVLAGANPLAAVRFVVDAPSTAFLVLGSVFLVVTGGETLYADMGHFGAAPIRWAWFGLVLPALLLNYFGQGALLLRDPAKAAHPFYSLVPSWGVYPMILLATVATVIASQAVISGAYSLARQSIQMGFGPRLVIVQTSDEEMGQIYMPGVNLALMVATIAVVVGFGSTARLAGAYGVAVSATMAITTTLAYMVMRRRWQWSRLHAGLIAGLFLIPDLVFLSSNLLKVPDGGWLPLLVAAAVVLLMSTWRRGMALRRAMAQERGMPIATFLQSLSYEPPTRVRGTGVFLCGPGDTVPQGLLHHLKLNQVLHERVLLMTATSRDVPRVPASERLEIAPLGAEFYRVFVNYGFMQTPNLSVATKLCQDLGVIPGLEAETTTFFADRLHISLAGRNPSMPRWRHRLFAFMARNAQGAVDYYRLPPGRSVELGIQIDI from the coding sequence ATGGCCCATACGAAAATGAACGCAGCATCGGCGGAGCGTCCCGAAACGAGCCCGCAGCCCCAATCGGAAAAGACGCTGGAGCGCCGCCGCATTGCCTCCCTGAGCCTGATGGCCCTAGGTATCGTCTACGGCGATATCGGTACCAGTCCTCTCTACGCCCTGCACGCCTGCTTCTACAGCGGCAGTCGCCTGGCGGTGACCCCAGCGCACGTGATCGGCATCCTCTCGCTGATCTTCTGGGCGCTGATCGTGGTGATCTCGATCAAGTACGTCAGCTTCATGATGCGCGCGGACAACCGAGGCGAGGGCGGAATTCTGGCCTTGCTTGCCTTGCTTGACCCCTGGGGCCGCAAGGGACGGGCGGCGGCACTGACCATACTGCTCGGTAGCTTCGGAGCCTCCCTGCTGTACGGCGACGGCATGATCACCCCGGCGATTTCCGTGCTCAGCGCCGTCGGCGGGCTAAAGGTGGCGGCACCCATGCTCAAACCCGGCGTGATTCCAATCACGGTGATCATTCTGCTCGTGCTGTTCGCCACCCAGCGCAAGGGCACGGCCCGTCTGGGGCGCTGGCTAGGGCCGATCATGCTGCTGTGGTTTACGGTGCTGGCGCTGATGGGCATATACGGCATTGTGCAGGCGCCAGCGGTGCTCGCCGGGGCCAATCCGTTGGCTGCTGTGCGCTTCGTGGTGGATGCACCGAGCACGGCCTTCCTGGTGCTGGGCAGCGTCTTTCTGGTGGTGACCGGTGGTGAGACGCTCTACGCCGATATGGGCCACTTCGGCGCCGCGCCGATCCGTTGGGCCTGGTTCGGCCTGGTGCTTCCCGCCCTGCTGCTCAACTACTTCGGCCAGGGCGCGCTGCTGCTCCGCGATCCCGCCAAGGCCGCGCATCCCTTCTACAGCCTGGTGCCATCATGGGGCGTCTATCCGATGATCCTGCTCGCCACGGTGGCCACGGTGATCGCTTCGCAGGCGGTCATTTCCGGGGCGTACTCCCTGGCGCGCCAGTCGATCCAGATGGGTTTTGGCCCGCGCCTTGTGATCGTGCAGACCTCGGACGAGGAAATGGGCCAGATTTATATGCCAGGCGTGAATCTGGCGCTGATGGTCGCGACGATTGCGGTGGTGGTCGGTTTTGGTTCGACCGCGCGTCTTGCTGGCGCCTACGGCGTTGCGGTCAGCGCGACCATGGCGATCACCACGACACTGGCCTATATGGTCATGCGCCGTCGCTGGCAATGGAGCCGGTTGCATGCCGGCCTCATCGCCGGGCTGTTCCTGATCCCGGATCTCGTGTTCCTGAGCTCCAATCTGCTCAAGGTTCCGGACGGTGGCTGGCTGCCCCTGCTGGTCGCAGCCGCTGTGGTGCTGCTGATGTCCACCTGGCGGCGGGGCATGGCCCTGCGCCGCGCGATGGCGCAGGAGCGCGGCATGCCGATCGCGACCTTCCTGCAGAGCCTGTCCTACGAGCCCCCGACGCGCGTGCGCGGAACCGGCGTGTTCCTGTGCGGCCCGGGGGACACGGTACCGCAAGGGTTGCTGCATCACCTCAAGCTCAATCAGGTGTTGCACGAGCGCGTGCTGCTGATGACGGCCACGAGCCGAGACGTGCCGCGCGTGCCGGCCTCCGAGCGCCTCGAAATCGCGCCGCTCGGTGCCGAGTTCTACCGTGTATTCGTGAACTACGGTTTCATGCAGACGCCCAACCTGAGCGTAGCCACCAAGCTGTGCCAGGACCTCGGCGTCATACCCGGACTGGAGGCTGAGACCACCACCTTCTTCGCCGACCGTCTGCATATCTCCCTGGCCGGTCGCAACCCCTCGATGCCGCGCTGGCGTCATCGGCTGTTCGCCTTCATGGCGCGCAATGCGCAGGGCGCGGTGGACTACTACCGTCTGCCGCCAGGGCGCTCGGTCGAGCTCGGTATCCAGATCGACATCTGA
- a CDS encoding ABC transporter ATP-binding protein, translated as MAAKDILRLSGVEKAFKTPDGEDLKILDGVDLSLREDEILVLLGRSGSGKSTLLRIMSGLVPPTGGEVMYRDSPVTGPVPGLSMVFQSFALFPWLTVLENVELGLEARGVPRAERLRRALAAIDLIGLDGFESAYPRELSGGMRQRVGFARALVVDPDVLLMDEAFSALDVLTAENLRTDLLDLWEERQIPLRGILLVSHNIEEAVLMADRIVIFASNPGRVAAEIPVRLPQPRNRQAPEFRRLVEEIYAIMTRRGPQAPRRAEGVSYRLPTAAINRLAGLIEAIDAESETSGQRFISLPELADDMQLSVDDLFPLVESLEILDLAMVVQGQIALTAVGRRYVNGDTQERKSAFARQLLKYVPLAAHIRSVLDERPNHRAPAERFLTELEDSLSDDESQRVLEVVINWGRYAEIFAYDDDAEVLSLEDPGEGESALGYG; from the coding sequence ATGGCAGCCAAGGACATCCTGCGTCTGAGCGGCGTGGAAAAGGCTTTCAAGACGCCGGACGGCGAGGATCTCAAGATTCTCGACGGTGTGGACCTGAGTCTGCGCGAGGACGAGATCCTGGTGCTGCTGGGCCGCTCGGGTTCGGGCAAGTCGACCTTGCTGCGCATCATGTCCGGACTGGTGCCGCCGACCGGCGGCGAGGTGATGTACCGCGACAGCCCAGTGACCGGGCCGGTGCCGGGTCTCTCGATGGTGTTCCAGAGTTTCGCGCTGTTTCCCTGGCTGACCGTGCTGGAGAACGTGGAACTCGGCCTTGAGGCGCGCGGGGTGCCGCGTGCGGAACGCCTGCGGCGTGCACTGGCGGCGATCGATCTGATCGGACTCGACGGCTTCGAGTCGGCCTATCCACGCGAGCTGTCCGGCGGTATGCGCCAGCGCGTCGGCTTCGCCCGCGCACTGGTGGTCGACCCCGATGTGCTGCTGATGGACGAGGCGTTTTCCGCGCTCGACGTGCTTACCGCAGAGAACCTGCGCACCGATCTGCTTGACCTGTGGGAGGAGCGCCAGATTCCGCTGCGCGGCATCCTGCTGGTCTCGCACAACATCGAGGAAGCGGTACTGATGGCCGACCGCATCGTGATCTTCGCCTCCAACCCCGGGCGGGTGGCGGCCGAGATTCCCGTGCGCCTGCCGCAGCCGCGCAATCGCCAGGCCCCCGAATTCCGCCGTCTGGTCGAGGAGATCTACGCGATCATGACCCGCCGCGGACCGCAGGCGCCGCGGCGTGCGGAGGGCGTCAGCTATCGTCTGCCCACTGCGGCGATCAACCGTCTCGCTGGCCTGATCGAGGCCATCGACGCGGAGAGCGAAACCTCGGGTCAGCGTTTCATCAGTCTGCCGGAACTGGCCGACGACATGCAGCTGTCGGTAGACGACCTGTTCCCGCTGGTCGAGTCACTGGAGATCCTGGATCTCGCGATGGTCGTGCAGGGCCAGATCGCGCTGACCGCGGTGGGCCGGCGTTATGTGAACGGGGACACCCAGGAACGCAAATCGGCGTTCGCACGGCAGTTGCTCAAGTACGTCCCACTGGCGGCGCACATCCGCAGTGTGCTCGATGAGCGCCCCAACCACCGCGCGCCGGCCGAGCGTTTTCTCACCGAGCTTGAGGACAGCCTCAGTGACGACGAGTCGCAGCGTGTGCTGGAGGTGGTGATCAACTGGGGCCGCTACGCCGAAATCTTCGCCTATGACGACGATGCCGAGGTGCTGAGCCTGGAGGACCCGGGCGAGGGCGAATCCGCACTGGGTTACGGTTGA